In one window of Musa acuminata AAA Group cultivar baxijiao chromosome BXJ3-2, Cavendish_Baxijiao_AAA, whole genome shotgun sequence DNA:
- the LOC135581917 gene encoding E3 ubiquitin-protein ligase WAV3-like isoform X1, protein MGGACRWRRAVKRIGFPCASFSEERLTFRRTKTISCSATSTGNEGKGEESEEPKEATAAKSLCAICLEPLSLDDGSSDAIFTAQCMHAFHFACIASNVRHGSITCPICRAHWSHLPRDSTVLAAGCSTDPVLRILDDSIASSRVNRLSFLRSTRYNDDDPVDPDALHVPGHPRLGLAVVPAPTPAGDHLALGPPPCAHLMPLHHRFQLASSPRLAFPQQNASPYAQRRAYLTVTLSPQQPTDLVLVASPNGPHLRLLKQSMALVVFWLRPVDRLAIVTYSITATRAFPLRRMTSQGKRAALQVIDRLIYLGEAEPTEGLRKGVKILEDRRHHNPLSCILHLSDHPSRSYVCRDLQFPIPVHRFHIGFGFGMTSGFVMHEFEEFLARLLGGVIRETQLRIGDGGGLVRLGELRGGEERRIPLDLFGDCGFLTVGYSYIEGGAEQRLRTGEVVVETGDESRSDGQCEAGGSDFSLRGRSRCVESWDYLDPLMARRWAKHLHGHKA, encoded by the exons ATGGGTGGAGCATGTAGATGGAGGCGAGCAGTGaagaggattggattcccttgcgcTTCCTTCTCCGAAGAGAGACTTACCTTTCGACGGACTAAAACT ATTTCTTGCTCTGCGACCAGCACCGGCAATGAAGGAAAAGGGGAAGAATCAGAGGAGCCAAAAGAAGCAACAGCTGCGAAG AGCTTATGTGCAATATGCTTGGAGCCGCTCAGCTTGGACGATGGCAGCAGCGACGCAATCTTCACGGCCCAATGCATGCACGCTTTCCACTTCGCGTGTATCGCGTCTAACGTCCGCCACGGCAGCATCACATGCCCCATCTGCCGCGCGCACTGGTCCCATCTCCCTCGCGATTCCACCGTGCTCGCCGCCGGCTGCAGCACCGACCCCGTCCTCCGCATCCTTGACGACTCCATCGCCTCCTCGCGCGTCAACCGCCTGTCCTTCCTCCGTTCCACTCGCTACAACGACGACGACCCGGTGGATCCTGACGCCCTGCACGTCCCTGGTCATCCCCGGCTCGGCCTCGCAGTCGTTCCCGCTCCGACGCCGGCGGGCGACCACCTCGCTCTCGGGCCTCCTCCATGCGCGCATCTGATGCCGTTGCACCACCGGTTTCAGCTCGCAAGCTCCCCCAGACTGGCGTTCCCGCAGCAGAATGCTTCACCATACGCGCAGAGGAGGGCTTACCTCACTGTGACTCTGTCCCCTCAGCAGCCGACGGACCTTGTCCTCGTTGCCAGCCCGAACGGGCCGCATCTGAGGCTGCTGAAGCAATCCATGGCGCTTGTGGTCTTCTGGCTGCGCCCCGTTGATCGGCTGGCCATCGTTACCTACTCCATCACCGCCACTCGAGCCTTCCCGCTGAGGCGGATGACATCGCAAGGGAAGCGGGCCGCTTTACAGGTCATCGATCGCCTGATCTACCTCGGCGAAGCTGAGCCTACAGAAGGGCTTCGGAAAGGAGTCAAGATACTGGAAGACCGGAGGCACCACAACCCACTGTCCTGCATCCTCCACCTCTCGGACCATCCGAGCCGAAGCTACGTGTGCAGGGACCTGCAGTTCCCCATCCCGGTTCACAGATTCCACATCGGCTTCGGGTTCGGGATGACAAGCGGCTTTGTGATGCATGAGTTCGAAGAGTTCTTGGCTAGATTGCTCGGAGGTGTGATCAGGGAGACCCAGCTGAGGATTGGAGACGGGGGAGGGTTGGTGAGGTTGGGGGAGCTGAGAGGTGGTGAAGAAAGGAGAATTCCCTTGGATTTGTTCGGCGATTGTGGGTTCCTCACTGTCGGCTACAGCTACATCGAAGGAGGGGCAGAGCAGAGGCTAAGAACCGGAGAAGTAGTGGTGGAGACCGGGGACGAGAGCAGAAGCGATGGACAATGCGAGGCTGGAGGCAGTGATTTCAGCCTCAGAGGAAGAAGCAGGTGCGTCGAAAGCTGGGATTACCTTGATCCACTCATGGCTCGACGATGGGCGAAGCACTTGCATGGCCACAAGGCGTGA
- the LOC135586875 gene encoding APO protein 1, chloroplastic-like, with protein MAVMLGIAIVPRPSKCLFVHPPLSSNSDWTPTATPFLLRPSNPSFSSSSFPISVARRFDASPKTVSGSRTWQPRPHPDANRELYHLSDKKMYKRHKQNVDLPSILPKNKKKPYPIPIQKMQRAARRDKRLAEMGIEKPLEPPKNGLLVPELIPVAYEVLDHWKVLIKGLSQLMNVVTVYGCSKCPEVHVGPVGHQIQDCHGTGSEQRRSYHSWVKGSINDVLIPIESYHLFDPFGRRIKHETRFDYDRIPAVVELCIQAGVDFPEYPSRRRTSPIRMLGKKVIDRGGYVEEPKPRLSENCMSLLAELDTYGAQFEQPPLSASDTRRLAERTLKAYSSVRRGVRQLMKKYSVKACGYCSEVHVGPWGHNAKLCGAFKHQWRDGKHGWQDAILDEVIPQNYVWHLRDPHGPPLQTALRRYHGKAPAVVEVCVQAGAEIPESYKPMMRLDIIIPDTEEARLVA; from the exons ATGGCGGTGATGTTGGGGATCGCCATAGTGCCGCGACCCTCCAAATGCCTATTCGTCCACCCGCCCCTATCTTCTAACTCCGATTGGACACCTACTGCGACGCCCTTCCTACTCAGGCCTTCCAATCccagcttctcctcctcttccttccccaTCTCTGTCGCGCGGCGGTTCGACGCCTCCCCCAAGACGGTCTCCGGCTCCAGGACCTGGCAGCCGCGCCCCCATCCCGATGCTAATAGG GAATTGTACCATCTTTCCGACAAGAAGATGTATAAACGCCATAAACAAAATGTTGATCTCCCTTCCATACtgccaaagaacaaaaagaaacccTACCCCATCCCAATACAAAAGATGCAACGGGCAGCTAGGCGAGATAAGAGACTTGCAGAAATGGGAATCGAGAAACCTCTTGAGCCCCCCAAAAATGGTCTATTGGTTCCTGAACTTATTCCTGTAGCTTATGAGGTGTTGGACCATTGGAAGGTGTTGATCAAAGGCCTCTCACAGCTAATGAATGTGGTTACAGTATATGGTTGTAG CAAATGTCCTGAAGTCCATGTTGGTCCAGTTGGCCACCAGATTCAAGACTGTCATGGCACTGGAAGTGAGCAGCGGAGAAGCTACCACAGTTGGGTTAAAGGTTCCATTAATGATGTTCTCATCCCTATTGAATCATACCACCTCTTTGATCCCTTTGGTCGACGCATCAAGCATGAGACTCGGTTTGACTACGATAGAATCCCTGCAGTTGTAGAGCTATGTATTCAGGCAGGTGTCGATTTTCCTGAATACCCTTCGCGCAGAAGGACTTCTCCGATCCGAATGCTTGGGAAAAAAGTGATCGACAGAGGTGGATATGTGGAGGAACCAAAGCCACGCCTCTCGGAAAATTGCATGTCACTCCTTGCAGAGCTGGACACCTATGGAGCCCAATTTGAGCAACCGCCATTGTCAGCATCCGATACAAGAAGGCTTGCTGAAAGGACTTTGAAAGCATACAGCAGTGTGAGACGTGGTGTGAGGCAGCTGATGAAGAAGTATTCAGTGAAAGCTTGTGGTTATTGTTCTGAGGTGCATGTAGGTCCATGGGGACATAATGCAAAGCTCTGTGGGGCCTTCAAGCACCAATGGAGGGATGGGAAGCACGGGTGGCAGGATGCGATATTGGATGAGGTGATCCCCCAAAATTATGTATGGCATTTACGTGATCCACATGGACCACCTTTGCAGACTGCTCTCAGAAGGTACCATGGTAAAGCTCCAGCGGTTGTAGAGGTGTGTGTACAAGCAGGGGCAGAAATTCCTGAGAGTTACAAACCTATGATGAGGCTGGACATCATAATTCCAGACACAGAAGAAGCCCGATTGGTAGCATAA
- the LOC135581914 gene encoding E3 ubiquitin-protein ligase RGLG2-like, whose product MGGGGSKHRRSHRSSYDNGRSHRSSYDNGHSSSGYTPRYSSSSANYVQPETVNRLQRKYSRINDDYQTLNQVTEALAEAGLESSNLIVGIDFTKSNEWTGKVSFNRRCLHDIGNTPNPYEQAISIIGRTLSTFDEDNLIPCFGFGDASTHDQEVFSFYPENQPCNGFEEALGRYKELIPNVRLAGPTSFAPIIETAIGIVDNTGGQYHVLLIIADGQVTRSVDTQYGQLSPQERDTINAIVKASDYPLSIVLVGVGDGPWEMMREFDDNIPSRAFDNFQFVNFTEIMSRNIPASRKETEFALAALMEIPSQYKATIDLQLLGRRRGVTERVCLPPPSRNHYSRSTSFEQGPGITRSAQSVSYESSVIEEKLICPICLWKSKDLAFGCGHQTCYECGKELQRCPICQANISTRIRLY is encoded by the exons ATGGGAGGGGGAGGGTCCAAACATCGTCGTTCTCATCGCTCCTCATATGATAATGGTCGTTCTCATCGCTCCTCATACGATAATGGTCATTCTTCTTCGGGTTACACTCCAAGGTATTCTTCAAGCTCTGCAAACTATGTACAGCCTGAAACAGTAAACAGATTACAAAGGAAGTATTCAAGAATCAATGATGATTACCAAACGCTAAATCAG GTCACCGAGGCCCTTGCAGAAGCAGGTCTTGAATCTTCTAATCTTATTGTGGGCATTGATTTTACAAAGAGCAATGAATGGACAG GTAAAGTTTCTTTCAACCGCCGGTGTCTGCATGATATTGGGAATACTCCAAACCCGTATGAGCAAGCAATATCTATTATAGGAAGGACGCTCTCTACTTTTGATGAAGATAATCTTATTCCCTGCTTTGGGTTTGGTGATG CATCCACGCATGATCAGGAAGTATTCAGTTTTTATCCAGAAAATCAACCATGTAATGGCTTTGAAGAAGCACTCGGACGGTACAAAGAACTAATTCCAAATGTCCGGCTAGCTG GGCCAACATCCTTTGCACCAATTATTGAGACAGCCATAGGCATCGTAGATAATACTGGCGGGCAGTACCATGTTCTACTCATTATTGCAGATGGACAG GTGACACGAAGTGTAGACACCCAATACGGACAATTAAGTCCACAAGAGAGAGATACCATAAATGCCATAGTCAAAGCTAG TGATTATCCATTGTCAATAGTTCTGGTTGGAGTTGGTGATGGCCCATGGGAGATGATGCGTGAGTTTGATGACAATATACCCTCCCGGGCATTTGATAATTTCCAG TTTGTGAATTTTACTGAGATAATGTCGAGAAACATCCCTGCCAGTCGAAAGGAGACAGAGTTTGCGCTTGCTGCACTGATGGAAATCCCTTCACAGTATAAGGCAACAATAGACCTTCAACTCCTAGG TCGACGAAGAGGAGTAACTGAGAGGGTTTGTCTCCCTCCACCATCTAGGAACCATTATTCACGATCAACCAGCTTTGAGCAAGGTCCTGGAATCACCAGAAGTGCCCAATCTGTCTCATATGAAAGTTCTGTTATAGAGGAAAAGCTG ATCTGTCCAATTTGCCTCTGGAAATCAAAGGATCTCGCTTTCGGATGTGGTCATCAG ACTTGTTACGAGTGTGGGAAAGAATTGCAGCGCTGCCCAATATGCCAAGCCAATATTTCAACTAGGATCAGGCTCTACTAA
- the LOC135581917 gene encoding E3 ubiquitin-protein ligase WAV3-like isoform X2 → MSTQEEESKAQQQKCVSSLSLCAICLEPLSLDDGSSDAIFTAQCMHAFHFACIASNVRHGSITCPICRAHWSHLPRDSTVLAAGCSTDPVLRILDDSIASSRVNRLSFLRSTRYNDDDPVDPDALHVPGHPRLGLAVVPAPTPAGDHLALGPPPCAHLMPLHHRFQLASSPRLAFPQQNASPYAQRRAYLTVTLSPQQPTDLVLVASPNGPHLRLLKQSMALVVFWLRPVDRLAIVTYSITATRAFPLRRMTSQGKRAALQVIDRLIYLGEAEPTEGLRKGVKILEDRRHHNPLSCILHLSDHPSRSYVCRDLQFPIPVHRFHIGFGFGMTSGFVMHEFEEFLARLLGGVIRETQLRIGDGGGLVRLGELRGGEERRIPLDLFGDCGFLTVGYSYIEGGAEQRLRTGEVVVETGDESRSDGQCEAGGSDFSLRGRSRCVESWDYLDPLMARRWAKHLHGHKA, encoded by the exons ATgtcaacacaagaagaagaatctAAAGCTCAACAACAGAAATGTGTTTCTTCTCTG AGCTTATGTGCAATATGCTTGGAGCCGCTCAGCTTGGACGATGGCAGCAGCGACGCAATCTTCACGGCCCAATGCATGCACGCTTTCCACTTCGCGTGTATCGCGTCTAACGTCCGCCACGGCAGCATCACATGCCCCATCTGCCGCGCGCACTGGTCCCATCTCCCTCGCGATTCCACCGTGCTCGCCGCCGGCTGCAGCACCGACCCCGTCCTCCGCATCCTTGACGACTCCATCGCCTCCTCGCGCGTCAACCGCCTGTCCTTCCTCCGTTCCACTCGCTACAACGACGACGACCCGGTGGATCCTGACGCCCTGCACGTCCCTGGTCATCCCCGGCTCGGCCTCGCAGTCGTTCCCGCTCCGACGCCGGCGGGCGACCACCTCGCTCTCGGGCCTCCTCCATGCGCGCATCTGATGCCGTTGCACCACCGGTTTCAGCTCGCAAGCTCCCCCAGACTGGCGTTCCCGCAGCAGAATGCTTCACCATACGCGCAGAGGAGGGCTTACCTCACTGTGACTCTGTCCCCTCAGCAGCCGACGGACCTTGTCCTCGTTGCCAGCCCGAACGGGCCGCATCTGAGGCTGCTGAAGCAATCCATGGCGCTTGTGGTCTTCTGGCTGCGCCCCGTTGATCGGCTGGCCATCGTTACCTACTCCATCACCGCCACTCGAGCCTTCCCGCTGAGGCGGATGACATCGCAAGGGAAGCGGGCCGCTTTACAGGTCATCGATCGCCTGATCTACCTCGGCGAAGCTGAGCCTACAGAAGGGCTTCGGAAAGGAGTCAAGATACTGGAAGACCGGAGGCACCACAACCCACTGTCCTGCATCCTCCACCTCTCGGACCATCCGAGCCGAAGCTACGTGTGCAGGGACCTGCAGTTCCCCATCCCGGTTCACAGATTCCACATCGGCTTCGGGTTCGGGATGACAAGCGGCTTTGTGATGCATGAGTTCGAAGAGTTCTTGGCTAGATTGCTCGGAGGTGTGATCAGGGAGACCCAGCTGAGGATTGGAGACGGGGGAGGGTTGGTGAGGTTGGGGGAGCTGAGAGGTGGTGAAGAAAGGAGAATTCCCTTGGATTTGTTCGGCGATTGTGGGTTCCTCACTGTCGGCTACAGCTACATCGAAGGAGGGGCAGAGCAGAGGCTAAGAACCGGAGAAGTAGTGGTGGAGACCGGGGACGAGAGCAGAAGCGATGGACAATGCGAGGCTGGAGGCAGTGATTTCAGCCTCAGAGGAAGAAGCAGGTGCGTCGAAAGCTGGGATTACCTTGATCCACTCATGGCTCGACGATGGGCGAAGCACTTGCATGGCCACAAGGCGTGA
- the LOC135631958 gene encoding brassinosteroid LRR receptor kinase BRL1-like — MESDSFAFLFLFLITLTAFPSSMAAPEEVSALIRFKRSSVDSDPKGFLQNWTVDGSDSGSSRCSWTGVVCSAADGRVRSLNLSNMGLTGRLNLEHLMALPSLRYLNLRGNSFYGNLSYSSTASSLPCGFETVDLSSNTFNETIPSKFLSSCPRLVSLNLSRNSIHGGIFPFEASIRELDLSRNRISDYGLLNYSLSSCSGLSYLNFSDNKLTGRMGDVPTCTNLTFLDLSYNNLSGDFSTFDLGTCGSMMVLDLSYNGLNGTALPLSLASCRKLEELNLSGNNFTGEIPSFWQNFVSLQRLSLANNRFSGEIPPELGQTCGTLVELNLAGNGLTGGLLSTFVSCSSLQRLDLGNNQLSGDFIEHIISTLPALRYLHLPFNNISGPVPLTALTSCSLLEVIDLGSNEFTGEIPTGLCSSLPNLERILLPNNFLSGAMPLDLGNCTNLRSLDLSFNELNGPVPPGIWSLPKLVDLVIWANNLSGEIPESLCSNSTSLETLILSYNMLTGSIPSSLTKCVNLVWVSLSGNRLTGRIPSRIGRLQSLAILQLGNNNISGEIPPEFGSCQNLIWLDLASNRLSGPIPGTLASQAGLIVPGIVSGKQFAFLRNEAGNICPGAGVLFEFEDIRPERLANFPLVHSCPATRIYTGTTVYSFPGNGSMIYLDLSYNSLSGTIPENFGSMDYLQVLNLGHNELTGTIPETFGGLRMIGVLDLSHNHLTGNIPGALGSLTFLSDMDVSNNNLSGPIPTTGQLTTFPPTRYENNSGLCALPLPPCGAKASNHDFYYDSGGRRFFGWSILIGIVFSVLIVFLLLLALYKMKKHQKTDELRVGYVESLPTSGTTSWKLSGVLEPLSINVATFEKPLRKLTFAHLLEATNGFSADSLIGSGGFGEVYKARLKDGSVVAIKKLIHVTGQGDREFTAEMETIGKIKHRNLVPLLGYCKIGEERLLVYEYMKFGSLDMVLHDKSKGGATKLDWGGRKKIAIGSARGLAFLHHSCVPHIIHRDMKSSNVLLDENLEARVSDFGMARLMNALDTHLSVSTLVGTPGYVPPEYYQSFRCTTKGDVYSYGVVLLELLSGKKPIDPLEFGDNNLVGWAKQLVKENRCSEIFDPDLMGKKLGDAELYQYLKIAFECLDDQPLHRPTMIQVMAMFKELQVDTDSDFLDTYSIGRAIIDESREKAP; from the coding sequence ATGGAAAGCGACAGCTtcgccttcctcttcctcttcttgatAACCTTAACTGCTTTCCCTTCGTCCATGGCGGCACCTGAGGAGGTCTCTGCTTTGATCCGATTCAAGCGCTCGTCAGTTGACTCCGATCCGAAGGGCTTCCTGCAGAACTGGACGGTTGATGGTTCTGATTCCGGCAGCAGCCGGTGTTCGTGGACCGGCGTCGTGTGCTCGGCAGCCGACGGCCGGGTTCGCAGCTTAAATCTCAGCAACATGGGCCTCACTGGCCGCCTTAACCTCGAGCATCTCATGGCGCTTCCGAGCCTCCGCTATCTCAATCTCCGCGGGAACTCCTTTTACGGCAACCTCTCGTACAGCAGCACGGCATCGTCACTTCCCTGCGGCTTCGAGACGGTGGACTTATCGTCGAACACTTTCAACGAGACCATTCCCTCCAAGTTCTTGTCCTCCTGTCCGCGCCTGGTTTCTCTCAACCTGTCGAGGAACTCGATCCATGGCGGGATCTTTCCATTCGAGGCTTCCATACGGGAGCTCGATCTGTCTCGCAACCGAATCTCCGATTACGGGCTGCTCAACTACTCCCTCTCGAGCTGCAGCGGCCTCAGCTACCTCAACTTCTCCGACAACAAGCTCACCGGGAGGATGGGGGACGTGCCTACCTGCACGAACCTCACGTTCCTGGACCTCTCCTACAACAACCTCTCTGGGGATTTCTCGACCTTCGACTTGGGGACCTGCGGCAGTATGATGGTGCTGGACTTGTCCTACAATGGGCTCAATGGCACTGCGCTGCCCCTGAGCTTGGCCAGCTGCCGCAAGCTTGAGGAGCTCAACCTCTCGGGCAACAATTTCACTGGCGAGATCCCATCGTTCTGGCAGAACTTTGTGAGTTTGCAGCGTTTGTCATTGGCAAACAATCGGTTTTCTGGTGAAATCCCGCCTGAGTTGGGTCAAACATGTGGGACTCTGGTGGAGCTCAACCTCGCTGGCAATGGCCTCACCGGTGGCCTGCTGTCGACGTTTGTCTCATGCTCTTCGCTCCAAAGACTGGACCTCGGAAATAACCAGCTCTCAGGCGATTTCATCGAGCATATCATTAGTACTCTGCCTGCTCTGAGATATCTCCACCTCCCATTCAACAATATCAGTGGCCCCGTGCCGTTGACGGCACTGACCAGTTGTTCACTGCTGGAAGTTATTGATCTCGGCTCCAATGAGTTCACTGGTGAAATCCCCACTGGGCTATGCTCATCTCTTCCAAACCTTGAGAGGATCTTGTTGCCCAATAATTTTCTCTCAGGAGCAATGCCTCTTGATCTTGGTAATTGTACTAATCTTCGGTCCCTCGATCTTAGCTTCAATGAGCTGAACGGGCCGGTTCCCCCAGGGATCTGGTCGCTTCCGAAGCTTGTGGATTTGGTGATCTGGGCCAACAATCTCTCTGGTGAAATACCAGAAAGCCTCTGTTCAAACAGCACCAGCTTGGAGACGCTAATTCTCAGCTACAACATGCTCACCGGTAGCATTCCGTCGTCACTTACCAAGTGCGTGAATCTTGTATGGGTCTCGCTCTCTGGCAACCGCCTCACAGGAAGGATCCCCAGTCGTATTGGGAGGCTCCAGAGCCTTGCAATTCTCCAATTGGGTAACAACAATATCTCGGGGGAGATACCACCGGAGTTCGGCAGCTGTCAGAACCTCATATGGCTTGACCTTGCAAGCAATCGCCTTAGCGGCCCTATTCCTGGAACACTGGCATCACAAGCTGGGCTTATAGTCCCAGGCATTGTCTCCGGCAAGCAATTTGCATTCTTGAGAAACGAGGCTGGGAACATATGTCCAGGGGCCGGCGTGCTCTTCGAATTTGAGGATATCCGGCCCGAGAGATTGGCCAACTTCCCTTTGGTGCATTCTTGCCCTGCCACTAGAATTTACACTGGGACAACAGTCTATTCTTTTCCGGGCAATGGAAGTATGATCTACCTGGACCTCTCCTACAATTCGCTCTCAGGGACCATCCCAGAGAACTTTGGGTCAATGGACTATCTCCAAGTTCTAAATTTGGGGCACAATGAGCTTACAGGGACCATACCTGAGACTTTTGGTGGCTTAAGAATGATCGGCGTGCTTGATCTCTCCCACAACCATCTCACTGGAAACATCCCTGGAGCGCTGGGCAGCCTCACATTCCTGAGTGACATGGATGTCTCAAACAACAATCTCAGTGGACCGATTCCGACCACAGGCCAGCTTACAACATTTCCGCCAAcacgctatgagaacaattctggCCTTTGTGCCCTTCCCTTGCCCCCCTGTGGAGCCAAAGCCAGCAACCATGACTTCTATTATGATTCTGGTGGGAGGAGATTCTTTGGTTGGAGCATTCTTATCGGCATTGTGTTTTCTGTGCTCATTGTATTCTTACTCTTGCTCGCCCTCTACAAGATGAAAAAGCACCAGAAGACTGACGAGTTGAGAGTTGGTTATGTTGAGAGTCTCCCCACCTCTGGTACCACTAGTTGGAAGCTGTCTGGTGTTCTCGAGCCTCTCAGCATCAATGTTGCCACTTTCGAGAAGCCTTTAAGGAAGCTTACTtttgcccacctcctcgaggccaCCAATGGCTTCAGTGCTGACAGTTTAATCGGTTCTGGTGGGTTTGGAGAAGTCTATAAGGCTCGACTCAAGGATGGAAGTGTTGTTGCAATCAAGAAGCTGATACATGTCACCGGCCAGGGGGATCGGGAGTTCACTGCTGAGATGGAGACTATTGGCAAAATTAAGCACCGAAATCTTGTACCTCTGCTGGGCTATTGCAAGATTGGCGAAGAGAGGCTTTTGGTTTATGAGTACATGAAGTTTGGAAGCTTAGATATGGTTCTCCATGACAAGAGCAAGGGTGGAGCCACCAAGCTGGATTGGGGAGGAAGGAAAAAGATTGCAATTGGGTCAGCAAGGGGGCTTGCTTTTCTTCACCACAGTTGCGTACCTCATATCATACACAGGGACATGAAGTCCAGCAATGTGCTATTAGATGAGAACTTGGAAGCCCGGGTATCAGATTTTGGAATGGCGAGACTTATGAATGCTCTTGACACCCATCTCAGCGTGAGCACTCTTGTTGGTACACCAGGCTATGTGCCACCTGAATACTACCAGAGTTTTAGATGCACGACAAAGGGGGACGTGTATAGCTACGGAGTGGTGCTTTTGGAGCTCTTGTCGGGGAAGAAACCTATCGACCCATTGGAGTTTGGTGACAACAACCTTGTTGGCTGGGCTAAGCAATTGGTGAAGGAGAACAGATGCAGTGAGATTTTTGATCCAGATTTGATGGGGAAGAAGTTAGGGGATGCCGAACTCTACCAGTATTTGAAGATTGCCTTTGAGTGTTTGGACGATCAACCACTTCATAGGCCAACTATGATTCAAGTCATGGCAATGTTTAAAGAGCTTCAGGTTGACACCGATAGTGATTTCCTTGATACGTATTCCATCGGACGAGCCATCATTGATGAATCAAGAGAAAAAGCACCTTAA